The following proteins are co-located in the Scylla paramamosain isolate STU-SP2022 chromosome 37, ASM3559412v1, whole genome shotgun sequence genome:
- the LOC135091471 gene encoding high affinity cationic amino acid transporter 1-like, with amino-acid sequence MTAVLGTKVACRAGVVGVAASLAALVTAAVTALVGADPRHWTGVQGFLPRGLHGVVSGAAVLSVGMGGAHLAGLMAGECNRYQCSAQRVGVAVGVLAFLVLLPTALSATLASPALAPSATFIHLFPGASLIGVKVLVGVGSVAGLWAGMVGALLAGSRLAYGLGRDGLAPAMLERISPFTATPWTAILCCGGGATLAAMLCSSWLLRHAAGAGGLSAGVAGAAALLARRFRPEAPRRPPEAPTWTPSAVPSRSCHNFDELTEAPPAILDEDAPRQVAVEWRGGVWSSALDPPIPPTWLSWRTSRFLMVTFMVDCVVGAGVVRGAKELGLGVWAWAGVVLCVGGCVVCGVGLWLQPRNPSPRRDQRDTTPFLPLLALLANLLLLLHLPGPALAAAGGVWATAAATWLVKGRTSSTEAVLRRALLTHSGHACAADLL; translated from the exons ATGACTGCCGTGCTGGGCACCAAG GTGGCGTGTCGGGCAGGTGTGGTGGGCGTGGCAGCGTCACTCGCAGCGCTGGTGACGGCTGCCGTGACGGCCTTGGTGGGCGCTGACCCGCGGCACTGGACGGGAGTACAGGGCTTCCTGCCCCGCGGCCTGCACGGG GTGGTGAGCGGCGCAGCGGTGCTGAGCGTGGGCATGGGGGGCGCCCACCTGGCGGGGCTGATGGCGGGGGAGTGCAATCGCTACCAGTGTTCAGCTCAGCGCGTAGGAGTGGCCGTGGGCGTGCTTGCCTTCCTGGTGCTGCTGCCTACGGCCCTCTCCGCCACCCTGGCTTCCCCCGCCCTCGCGCCCTCCGCCACCTTCATCCACCTTTTCCCGGGAGCTTCCTTGATAGGTGTGAAGGTTCTCGTGGGCGTGGGCAGCGTGGCCGGCCTGTGGGCGGGCATGGTGGGCGCGCTGCTGGCGGGCTCCCGCCTAGCCTACGGCCTGGGCCGAGACGGCCTCGCGCCCGCGATGCTAGAGAGAATCTCGCCCTTCACCGCCACTCCCTGGACCGCCATCCTCTGCTGTGGCGGCGGCGCCACCCTCGCTGCCATGCTCTGTTCCTCATGGCTACTGCGCCACGCGGCGGGCGCCGGTGGCCTCAGCGCGGGCGTTGCCGGGGCAGCAGCTCTCCTAGCTCGTAGATTTCGGCCAGAGGCGCCACGCAGACCGCCAGAGGCCCCGACGTGGACCCCCTCCGCTGTGCCCTCCCGCAGCTGCCACAACTTTGACGAGCTGACGGAGGCGCCTCCCGCCATCCTGGACGAGGACGCGCCGCGCCAGGTGGCCGTGGAGTGGCGGGGCGGCGTGTGGTCCTCGGCGCTAGACCCGCCCATCCCGCCCACGTGGCTGTCGTGGCGAACTTCTCGGTTCCTGATGGTGACTTTCATGGTGGACTGTGTGGTGGGGGCGGGTGTGGTGCGGGGTGCGAAAGAGCTGGGCCTtggggtgtgggcgtgggcgggtGTCGTGCTGTGTGTGGGCGGCTGTGTGGTGTGCGGGGTGGGGTTGTGGCTTCAGCCAAGAAACCCTTCCCCGAGACGGGACCAGCGGGACACCACGCCCTTCCTACCTCTGCTCGCCCTGCTGGCCAacctgcttctgctgctgcaccTACCGGGCCCCGCCCTGGCCGCTGCGGGCGGCGTGTGGGCCACCGCGGCAGCCACGTGGCTGGTGAAGGGCCGAACCAGTAGCACCGAGGCTGTACTACGGAGGGCCCTTCTGACCCACAGCGGACATGCGTGCGCTGCGGACCTGCTGTAA